One genomic segment of Lycium ferocissimum isolate CSIRO_LF1 unplaced genomic scaffold, AGI_CSIRO_Lferr_CH_V1 ctg6309, whole genome shotgun sequence includes these proteins:
- the LOC132045215 gene encoding uncharacterized protein LOC132045215: MAEESSTHSRSSCTIESTDGVTIDARVYRPISDNNSTNVVAVLVHPYSVLGGCQGLMRGIARGLSNRGIIAVTFDTRGAGKSTGRASLTGSAEINDAISVCKWAVSNFKTNRIILVGSSAGAAIAGSAVDQVEQVVGYVSLGYPFGFTASILFGRHQKAILQSPKPKLFVMGTKDGFTSVKQLENKLKDAAGHHITHLIEGASHFQMEGPAFDAAMVNLILEFITTL; the protein is encoded by the exons ATGGCTGAAGAAAGTAGTACCCATAGCAGAAGCAGTTGTACCATTGAGAGCACCGACGGTGTGACTATAGACGCTCGTGTTTACAGGCCAATATCCGACAACAATTCCACCAACGTTGTTGCAGTGTTGGTGCATCCTTATTCGGTGCTTGGTGGATGTCAAGGGTTGATGAGAGGCATTGCTAGGGGTTTGTCCAATCGAGGCATAATTGCGGTCACTTTTGATACCAGAGGCGCTGGTAAATCCACTGGCCGTGCTTCTCTTACTGGATCCGCTGAAATTAATGATGCTATCTCCGTTTGCAAATGGGCTGTCTCCAATTTCAAGACAAACAGAATTATCCTTGTTGGTTCATCTGCAG GAGCAGCAATAGCCGGATCTGCAGTTGATCAAGTAGAGCAAGTGGTTGGGTATGTGAGCTTGGGATACCCTTTTGGTTTTACTGCTTCAATTCTCTTTGGAAGGCATCAAAAAGCAATATTACAATCCCCAAAGCCTAAACTATTTGTGATGGGTACCAAAGATGGCTTCACCAGTGTTAAACAGTTGGAAAACAAGTTGAAGGATGCTGCTGGACATCACATAACGCACCTTATTGAAGGAGCTAGCCATTTTCAGATGGAGGGTCCTGCTTTTGATGCTGCCATGGTTAACCTCATTCTCGAATTCATTACCACATTATAA